The following proteins are encoded in a genomic region of Nicotiana sylvestris chromosome 4, ASM39365v2, whole genome shotgun sequence:
- the LOC138890413 gene encoding uncharacterized protein codes for MNGEIDEDVTHCIEAGWTQLRLASDVLCDKNVPLKLKGKFYKVVVRPTMLYGAECWPVKKSHVQQMKVAEMRMLRWMCEHTRLDRIMNEVIRDKVGVAPMEEKMREERLK; via the coding sequence ATGAATGGGGAGATAGATGAGGATGTTACTCACTGTATCGAAGCAGGATGGACGCAGTTGAGGCTCGCTTCTGAtgtcttgtgtgataagaatgtgccgttgaaacttaagggtaagttctacaaggtagtggtcagaccgactatgttgtatggggcagagtgttggccagtcaaaaaGTCACATGTCCAGCAAATGAAAGTAgcggaaatgaggatgttgagatggatgtgcgagCATACTAGATTGGATAGAATTatgaatgaagttattcgggacaaGGTGGGAGTGGCCCCTATGGAGGAAAAGATGCGTGAGGAAAGGTTGAAATAG